The DNA sequence TCAGTTTCTCGTAGCGGGGACCATTAGTTTGGCGGATTTGAATGTGCTCCTCATTTTAAAAACATGTGGTTAAAATTCATGTTCCATATCATATAACAAGAGTCGTAGCATCAATTATGGTTAATTAACAGTAATATCccgatattgttttttttttttttttttttttttttttaattaacgtcgcacagacacaattataggtcatatgacgactttccagctttgatggtggaggaagactccaggagtccctccgtgcattaattcatcacgagcgggcatctgggtggaaccaccgacctttcgtaagccagctggatggctttctcacatgaagaattcaataccccgagtgaggctcgaacccacatcggtgaggggcaagtgatttgatgtcagcgacctttaaccactcggccacggaggcccccaccaCCCAGATGAAGCAAATAGGAAAAGGCTTTGTTGTTTGGTCTTCTTCAGCttttcattgtttctttttctcgaaCATTTCATGTATGGTGCAGAACAGACTTCATACCCAACAAATTACCTCGCACGATAATGTAATGAATGAGAAGAGGTACTGATATAACGTGTCCTGTGATGGAGTACATAATATCATTCAATTTAAAAATCAAGTTCACTTTATTAGGTCGCCCGGCTGTCGATGTGCCTTTGGGTagctaaatattttatctttttattgatGCATTTTATGCCTTTTAGAACGTCGTCTTTTCCTCCGTTCATATAAGATAGAAATCCGTCCATAAGATGATTTTCACATCAACATAACTATAGCTCAAAGATAAAAGACTGATAAGTTCAGTTTTTCAGTTTAAAGGTATGATAATCAGTTTTTGTGATATCAATCTTGAAATAGGTCACAAGTCAAAATGTAATCACGTTGTATAGTCATGTTTTAAGTATGAATGAAAAAGAAGTAGATAAAACTTAAGTTGCATACCTGTCAAGTTAATTTATTGCACTAAACATCATTGCGAGACGTCGGAGACACGACACTTCAGACCTACAATCACAGGTTTCGATTTGCGTCAAACAAGGTTACAGTATCACTGAAAAATATTTACTGTGTTAAAAGAACCGCAACTTTGAATTTGATCTGATGCAATAGATCTACTGATATTGTGATTttttgaatacaaataagggggttatgcctttagagcatcagtaagttgatttctaacatcactggccatgtttaaagcataaaaagtgcagttttgcaacttttttgttataaagttgaaaacaatattctccaaggccataaaaacatttagggtcgggccaaaaatttagggtaggagtcgggataccggaaacaaacattttttttacgcctaataaaataaatgttaacggTAAGTTTTCGTTTTCCATTTGTGACTTGACATTTTGGAAGCATTTGCAATGAGTCTTTTTCTGTTAatagaaatgttaacaaattttataacattatatgTGTGCATATCCCAACCTGACTAAACGGTACTCGGTCTTCCTAAATGTAACCTATGTGTTAAAATAGGCCTAATAGGCTTGCAGACTggttggaagatattccatagatCTAGTGTTTAAAATTCAACCTGTCTTTTAACAGATAGATCTACATGATCCCTACCTATTTTATggtttttgtgtaatttatgatCATCAAATTagcaattattttttaaatgggcCTTCCTATGTGTGACAGCTCTCAGAAGACTGTTCATTTTATATAGATCTAGAATGTCCAAGTGATTGAAAATTAATTAATGCTGTATTGAATCATATGTGAAAGTTTATCCcaaataatatgtatttcattttttttagaaacatTCACTATTACGATATTACTATATATAGTGTGCCATATGCTATGTAGCAGTgagaaaatatttcgtttaaaTATCCAGTTGGTAAAACAAACAAACCCGCCAAAACTAAGCAACATGTAAACTTCCGGTTAATTTCCTGCCTTCGGAAATGGATCTTTTTTAATACAAATACTGCTTTACTAACAACGAATATGTCCTATAGTGCAATGAGCAAAAGGGCTCGTAACCCGTACGAGACCCTGGAACGAATGCTGAATAAAACGACCCTATCAACGCAACGGATAGCCCATTCAAATATCGTGGGTAAGCTGACAGTAGAAGTGAGATAACTCATTCTCACCGGGTAAAGAATGTTATCAAAAATATGCTGATAACATTGAGTCCCACCTGTGTCATATCTAATTccttatttgaacaaaatttacttttataatCTAATTTATTCATGGCGATTAGAAGAATATTCTCAAAAGGAGTCGGCTTATTCAAACAAAGGTgaaattattttctgtaaaagagTGTGATTTAGCGTTTTTATGTTTACCTTCCTATTGAATGTGTTTAGAATTTTTATCATGAACaaatacatttaagtttattcaaattGGATATCACTGACAATTACTGACCATTTAATTTATTCAGAATTATATATTCATCAAATTGTGCATTggacatgataaaaaaaaattagcttGGTCACAGAGTGATATTTAAACCATGTTTGGAATATAAAATCAGTggaataaaacatttaatgaattttgaattaattgaaatgtatttaaaatatttaaattggttGTTATTTAAATTCTTATGACAGTAAAAATGTTGctgcaaaacaatacaaaaataattatataagttaATTGAATTTAGCTTTTCTGATTTATAAATAGTCAGATATTAACTCTCCTTAAGTGAACTGATCACTCaagatgaggatgatgatgatgaatgaataACAGTAATAATGGATTGATTTATTACACAAATAATGagtgtaataattaaaaaaatttaaagaaacatgtaATACTGTTCTGGAACAtgatttaatatattaaatattacttcaaatataacattaaagggctattttaaaagttttcattgataaaatatcTCACAAAACTCAATGATATTAACTTacacatgcagatatagactttaggcactttatgaaaaaaataattaaaaaataattatgtttcttgagCTTTTGAAATATGCGCATTGAGTAAgaccattttatattttattgtgtaATATAAGTGACTTTCCATTAATCAAGATTTCAATTAAAATGTTAACTGATATTAGCATAGAAATTAAGATGAATCAATTTGTtctcttttaaaacctttttataaagtttaattaaagtagATGCACAGGGTATTAACTTCAGAGCAGTGATGAATCTTGAAATCATTTAttggaaaaatgtaaattttatattgtaGATGTTTTCTCTATACATTTCACTACAGATATGTTTGAAGGTATATTAGTAGacccaaatttgataaatatgaacAGCTAGTATTTGTAGTTGttgtaaacatgaaattatttatatatgtatgattAACAGTTGTCTATGGCTAATGAATAGATAAGCATATAACAACATGCAATAACAATTTTACCTCATGATGATGTCAAATAAAGTTGTTACTTTCAAATGTCATGTGACAAACATGAGTGACAAAAAGTCATGCAAATATTCACAAATGAACAAGAATAGATCAGACAAACAGGATAAAAGTAAGTTTTAATGACTATGCAAAGGtttcaaatataaacaatatagtTACAGCTAGCTATCAAAGTTTTCTTATTCAGATTGTCTACAACTTTTGCCTTCTATTTAAATGCCTTCATTCAGTATAAACTTATTTAAACTTTGacactttaacccttatcatgatggacacgattgattctgcctttaagacgagtgctgatcatgatcagcctgcacatccatgcagtctgatcatgatctgcactgttcgctgttcagtcagtatatttttggtaatcaccccttttaacagttaatggtactgtccaaattgaaagatggacaagttcattatagaaattcagtgCTCAGTGTAAGGGTTAAGAACCGATAGTCACTTTTTTCAGTGGAAAGAATACTACAGTATATAATTGTGTAGCCGATTTGTAAATGACCATTTCTATTTTTGCCACAGGCATTTAATGCTTTATATAACAAATATTCTCACATTTTTACTAGAGGTCTAGCATGGTTCCCTGGAATATAGCAAACCTCTGATTGATGAAAATAACCACAGcaatcagtttataaaatgttacattttactgCACATACAGGAAGTATGAATTATAATTATAGTTACATAATTTGTTGGTATTTTACAGAGCAAACTGAAAGGTTAGCAGAGTATACTAAGTTTTGTATACTGTACATCATTCTCATATACCAGAGATTAAACTTGGTTCCCTTAAGTTCGTATTTTGATTTTGACAAACCAGGTCTTATGGATGAGAatgattgtacatgtattttactttttataatctcagtaaaataaatgtctgtaatgGTAAAAATACAGTAATGTCACTTTCATGAAACCTGAGTCATTTTTAAAGGAGGCTGCAGTGAAATTTTTAAGAAAggttaaaaatgtacaaaatctgaaGAGTGGGAACAGCTTCTGTCAAACCTGTCATTAAACGACCATACTCCTATGTACCTAAAAGTTGTCTTTATTTATAGGTGGTCTTCATTCACAGGTTTAATCatactttaaatgtttaaacagGAAGTAAAATTAGTGGACTTTAAGAGCGAGGTATAGAAAGTCTTTAGCACACATTTAATGCACATAATCCATTGTTATTTCAGAGTTAGGAGCTCACATGGTATCAACGAAGGCTGGAGATTTTCAGGAAGAACATGAAAGGGAACTACAGACAGCTGTTGACGAATCAGAAGAAAGGGCCACTAGAGAACTCAGAGCAGCCCTGAAACGCCTGCGTGAAGATAAAGATCATGAAAAAAATACAGCTTTGCGTAATCAAAAAGAGGTATATATGCATTGTGAATGAAATGACTTTTGATAACTGTAGATTCAAATATACAGTGAAACTTCTCTACTAGTTTCTAGAGCAGAACAACTCAGTGAAACTATAGTTATGTGTTTTGTGTAGAGGTTGTTGCCATGGACTGgttaaaaatttgatataaatattgagttttttttttctttttgaagaacCATTAGTAGCGCTAGATTATGAATTAACACCTGGTCTAGCCTGCAGATAAGTTTCAAATACTGTAGTTTCATTGATGAATATttgcttgaaagtttcaatttatttcagaaaaaatatgGAAAGAATAACAAAACTgagttttaaaaatctttctgACTTCAAAGCTGAGGAATATGGGCTCTGGTCAGACAATCTCAAAGTTTAAACTTTAACACTGTCATGTTAAATGTCTGGTCCAATTTTATTAAGTTAAAGTTAGGGCCAAGTATGGAAAGTTCAGGTAAACTACATGTAGAATGACAATTTTGATGCCTGTCTATCTAATTGCTATGGCGCAACTTTCAGTATTATGAAAAGATCCAAAGACGTGTAGAAGAGCAACGCAACAGAGCAGAGGAGGAACGCGACAGAGAAAACACCAAAAGGTTTCTGCAAGAAAAAGAAGAAGCCCTAAATCAACAATGGCAGGAATGTGAGAAACGTAAAGAGGAGGCAGTAGCACTGGCCTGCGAAAAACTGACGCACAAACTTAAATTGGAGTTTGCGTATGAGAAGGAACAGGCTGTAGCAGAGGCACTACGTATAGCAAAGGTTAacttgatatttgatatatattatttgttgaaCTGCTAATTCAGATTCTGGAATCATTAATACTATTCtaatttcttataattttgtatgtttaaCTGAAATTTCATTTGTCTTTACCAGtttaattgtacatagaaaaatcttcaaaattttctaaaaataaaccagaaggcctagagcttagatatttgacatgtagcattgcccagtggacctctacaaaatttgttcaaatcttgacccccctcccccccccccccccacagggTCAGATtaacccagccccaggggttacttgattgtacatagggaaatcttcataaatttgctaaaaataaaccagaaggcctagatcttaggtatttgatatgtaacattgcctagtagacttctaaaactttgttcaaatcatgacccccagggtaaaattggccctgccccaggggttacttgattgtacatagggaaatcttcataaatttgctaaaaataaaccagaaggcctagatcttaggtatttgatatgtaacattgcctagtagacttctaaaactttgttcaaatcatgacccccagggtaaaattggccctgccccaggggttacttgattgtacatcggaaaatcttccaaaaaaattctaaaaatcatcagtttgacatttgaaacatgtagctcatattactcaggtgagcgatccagggtcatcatgaccctcttatatAAGAAACATCTCTAGCAGTATTTTTAGCCGGTCTATGGTTCTGATACTTTTGGTATAATATTCAGAGTGTCTGTATGCATAAATATACTGAAtttgaaatatgcaaatgaggcTATGAGCATGACTTATCTTTGTAAATAATATATCAAAAGAATGGTGTTGATTAAAATATCCACCAGCAGATCAGGCTCCTGGTCTTTTGATTTCCTTTCTCTGATAGATCTTTTGTTTAGTATATTTGCTTAAAGCTATGTAAGAAAAACATTTACAACAATTTAACATAATTGAAAAAgttcattaattaaattattgcattgtaatattttttcttaaaacatataATTGTAAGAACTTTTTAATGTTACATAACACATATCAGATATCTTACCGAGCTTATCATGTTAAGGTTGTGAAAACAATATCTAAAGATGAGACACTATCCAACTTGACACCAGGATACTTGAGTAATCATCCTAGCTCTAACATTGtcataataaatgtatttactttaCAGGAAAAGTATTTGATACGAGAACGAAACACAATAGAGAAGACCCGACGAGAGTGTGAGGAACTTGCCAGACAGGAGGCCGCCAGGGTGGCAAAGTTACACCAACAAGATATTGATCGATGCAATGAAAGGTAACTTTTCAATAatgtttttttacactttctatGTGATTAAGATGTCATCCTGGTTACATAACAGAAAGTATGGGAATTTATTCAAACAGTGTGATGTAAAAAGTACGTTTTAAGGCAAAAATCCTATATAGCTGACTTTGGATATGTATGCTAGGCAGCTCCTGAACTTTCTTGTTCCTGTTCTATTTGACAAGCTATATAAGAAAATGTGTCAGATGTgatatattttatggaaaatcCAGTTTTACAAACTTGTACCATTTGTATAAAGAACATATGCTTTTGATCAACAGATATAATgctgtattcataattttaaattaaatttaaccaGAAATCAAACAAATTGTAATACAATGATGATGCAATGATTCCATGTTTTGTACTGGGCTGTTCAATATGGCTATATTTACTAAAACATTGTTTAAAGAGAATAATTTAGACCTATGTAAATGCATAAAGAATTGTATTTGTATTGATAAAAATAACTACAATGCTGAAAAGATGTTGCAGTAACATTAAAATATAGATTTACACCGCGAACAGCTAGACTAAGTACCTGTAAACTTGTCTAGTGGATAAGCTGTCCAGTTGAATTCTGTGATtaacatttataaacaaattatAGTATTAAACAGATTTAGTGCCATTTCTACCATATTCAGTAATGtgtgtttttgacaaaattttatgaattcaTTTTCAACAGTAAGCCAGACTCAGCCAGTGGCACCCTTCACCAGTGGAGTTTTGAATAGCTCTCAAAGTGCAGTCAGACACAGCTCATTCAGACAGCAATGGCTCAAGCACTAGGACTGACCTATATGATTCATTTGGTCTACTTTGATGTATGAATCGTCCCAGGATAACTTAAATGCTTTGCTTTCCCTTTACAACTTCAAGCAgttagtatttttttttggtatacTAGCTGTGCAGCTTGTAAGGTCACCCAGTTCTTGTTTGCTATATTTTCAGGTATAACTTGTTAGAAAGAAAATGGTTGAGAGAAATAGAACACAGAAAAAATGTGGAACAAGATTTCAGGGTAagttatttcatgaaaacaagatatgtaaaatgtactttgtaatgaagaaatttgtttaGTTGTATCAGTTACGCCTTTTCAAAgcataacccttaccctgctaaatttctgtaatgaacttgtccgtctttcaatttggacagtaccattgactgttaaaagaggtgcttaccaaaaagatactgactgaatggcaaacagtgcagctCATGATCAGAccgcacagatgtgcaggctgatcatgatctgcactggtcgctaatGCAGAATCAATCATAtccagcatggtaagagttaaaACAAGCTTTGACAGCTTTAAAAATTACTTCTATGTTCTTAAGTTCTCACTACTTTTTTGATGAGAATCAGCTGTTCCTTCCAATAATTTTCagtatttatgggcataataaTTTTCTACCTGTAACTGAAAAGTTATAAACTGTAggatttaatttatattatagaGAAAAACTCCTAAGAAGCTgtattaagaaaaaatgtttttttgttgcaCTGTTATATAACACTAAGGGTTGTTAATGTATGGTAATATAATCCAGAGCTtgaagaaacatttattttatagttttcattctgttttattcCATTAACGTTTTGGCCTTATGgcctttattaaaatgttatttcaattGTAATTGCATTGGTATAATGCAATGATGTAGAGTATTACTCAAAATTTGTCTCTTTGATAAAGGCCATAAGGCAGaaactttaatgaaataaaacagagtgaaaactATAAATTCTTTGAACGTTCTATACCCCCTTAGGGTAAAAACAGTATTGAAACATTTATTGttctgtttcaaaataaaaaaatggcaaaaCTTACATCTATCAGGATACTGTTTTCAGGAATTTAGTTAGATTTTAGAATTACATGAACTCATTTCTTCTCCCGCTTTTAGGAACTACAAGATGATTACCGGAGATTTATGGACTACACAGACGGAATGTTCCACTCTGATTATCTCATGCAGCTGAGACACATGGGCCAGAAACTTGCCGAGAAACAAATTAAAGCTGTTACATATGAAGATCTTGAGAAAAAGTTTGATAGTGCTGAAGAAGAGCCTGAATTCTTTTGAGTTCTTTTTTAAAGTCTATGACTATGTCACAGACACTGCAGTTTGCTGGCAGTACAACACTAGGAAATATTTGAACCAGTCAGTTGAACAAATATAGCAAAAGCTAGGTACAGTTAGTTTTAAAACTGAGTTTTGATACCAGTCTTGAAATGCAGAcctgccattggtcagttttaaaacaatgttttaaaacaatcagTCAAGTGCTTCAGATTGCAAACTGGTCTCCAAACGCTGGTTTATAGCCGCAGTTTCTGCAAGATATTTTGCAGAAAGGAATTGTTTACAAAGCTGTATGTTTTAGTATTGTTTAGCAACCCTATGTTAAAATTTCAATGGAGAGAAATTTCATCATCAGAATGAAAGAGTAATGGTTTTTATCAAGTTtgaatgaagatttttttttaaataattatttttctacatGCATAATAATTTTACACTACCCATGGTATCAAGGCTgataattttgttgtacaaatttTCTGTCTGTCTCGTTTTGGCTATATTTTTAGTGTGAAACAAACAGCAGAACTGGttgtgatttttgtttttatgtagAAGTCGTAGTGCCAGCCATACCTTACCAAATATCATATAGTGCCTATATTCATTTaatcatgtaatttatttttatatacttaCATGTGATAAATCCATCATAATCTGTGATAgctgtgttttttgtttttgtttagtgatatgttttgttattgaattatgataaaaattataTTGTACATACTACAATCTCACTCTCTCTCAAAAAGGGTGAAAACGTGTAGAGAATTTATGCCTGCATGTTTAAAACAGGAGTTTTCCAACTTGAGGGACAGAAGAGAATGAGAAAATTAAAGAATAAGCAATGATATTACCTGATTTGTCTCGGGGACTGcgtaaaaaccttttttttacacAGGGGGCATGTAATCATTTTTCTTTGCCTACCTTTAATGTTATTGAAATATGTTCAAACATACTTGTAATTTACAAACCACAACATGTGTAGTTCATGATATAATGATATGTCTTCACAATGTGCATGTCTACCGGTAGTTATTCTTTTCTCCGGGGAAAAGATGAGGTGATCTACTACCAAAATAACACTATGTAGGCAAGAAAAGTATCATCTGACTATAAGTTAAGCTTTaacattaaagatatattatttatagtttgtttttaTCACCTGAAGTGCCTTTTGTTGTTGCACTGTTCATAAATGTTTTAGGGTTGTCAGATATAAATATGTAAAGCACTGTCAGACTTCTTGTCTGTCAACATTGCTATGTAGGTATTTGGTCAGTCTTGCCCTGCTCTCCAGACCCTTTCTATGAAAATTCCTTTCGTCATCATTTCTTTTCAGTAATGCCAGACAACAGCTAAATAAGTAAAGAAggggaaaatattaaaaattatacaatatttttgaCAGGTTGATATATCATGTacaattttgtacatgtatttttagtAATATTTTCAGTGTAACAAGtgttttagggttttttttgtgtatatttgtGTTCATGTTATGTTTCTTTGTGTTCATCATACAATGTCTcctctttaacctttaccctgctaaatttctaaaatggactggtctgtcatgtaatttgggcaatgccatt is a window from the Mercenaria mercenaria strain notata chromosome 7, MADL_Memer_1, whole genome shotgun sequence genome containing:
- the LOC123555502 gene encoding uncharacterized protein LOC123555502 translates to MSYSAMSKRARNPYETLERMLNKTTLSTQRIAHSNIVELGAHMVSTKAGDFQEEHERELQTAVDESEERATRELRAALKRLREDKDHEKNTALRNQKEYYEKIQRRVEEQRNRAEEERDRENTKRFLQEKEEALNQQWQECEKRKEEAVALACEKLTHKLKLEFAYEKEQAVAEALRIAKEKYLIRERNTIEKTRRECEELARQEAARVAKLHQQDIDRCNERYNLLERKWLREIEHRKNVEQDFRELQDDYRRFMDYTDGMFHSDYLMQLRHMGQKLAEKQIKAVTYEDLEKKFDSAEEEPEFF